The stretch of DNA GGGGCGGCTAAACCAGAGTTCAGAACCTAGCGCCGCAATCGACTGGCCCATATCTGGCCCCTGTGGTCCGAAACCGATCTCAGAAAGTGTCTGGGAACTGCAAACAAAGTGGTGCGCGATACTGGGATTGAACTTGCCACTAGCAAATATGCGTGTTGAGGTCGTGAGCTGAGCATTTGGTGCCATATACTGGGGTTATGGGAGAAAACAACTCAGGTCCACAGAGGTACTTAAATGGACACAGCAACCCTCAAATATCCATGTATGTGGTGCATATGTGGTGCGAAAGTCGTGCAAAGTAATGGCGTCACGGAAAAAGGAACCAAGGTCCGAGCGGCGCGCATTCGGGCGGCTTCGTCAATTCCGTTCGGGTCGATGGAAGGCGAGCTATACGGGGCCTGACGGCAACCTCTACGAGGCTGAGCACACGTTCGCGGCCAGGGTCGACGCAGAGGCGTGGCTTACTGATCGCCGCCGCGAGATCGACCGTGAACTGTGGTCACCCCCCGCCAGCACTGAGCAGAAGAAGGAGGCGGGCCAGCGGAAAAAGGCGGCGGCCCAAACCTTCGGCGACTACGCCAAGAAGTGGCTAGAGGCGCGAACCGTGAAGGGCCGGCCGCTTAGGCCGCGCACCTGCGAGCACTACGAGAAGCTGCTGGGTCGGCACATCCTGCCGACCTTCCGGGGCAAGCCGATCCGCGACATCACGATGGCGTCGGTTGACCGCTGGTACGCCAAGACGGCTAAGGATGCGCCGACCGTCCGGGCACACGCCTACTCGCTGCTGCGAACGATCTTGGAGACGGCGCGCACCCGTGATCGGCTCATCGACGTCAACCCGTGCATGATTCGGGGAGCCGGGAGCGTCACGCGCGTGATCACTCCGAAGCCTGCGACCCTCCAGCAGTTGGGCACCGTTGCCGCTGAAATGC from Mycobacterium sp. JS623 encodes:
- a CDS encoding tyrosine-type recombinase/integrase; translation: MASRKKEPRSERRAFGRLRQFRSGRWKASYTGPDGNLYEAEHTFAARVDAEAWLTDRRREIDRELWSPPASTEQKKEAGQRKKAAAQTFGDYAKKWLEARTVKGRPLRPRTCEHYEKLLGRHILPTFRGKPIRDITMASVDRWYAKTAKDAPTVRAHAYSLLRTILETARTRDRLIDVNPCMIRGAGSVTRVITPKPATLQQLGTVAAEMPEGLRLMVLLAAWCAMRFGELAELRRGDVNVKDGVVSITRGVSRVSGGHSVGGPKSDAGVRDVAIPPHILPAVKAHLEHVEPGKDALLFPAKSGRHLQPSTFYRHYYRARTAAGRDDLRFHDLRHTGATLAAQTGATLAELMNRLGHTTPQAAMKYQHATDGRDKALAAALSKLAQPDVTPLAAVS